In the genome of Hydractinia symbiolongicarpus strain clone_291-10 chromosome 5, HSymV2.1, whole genome shotgun sequence, one region contains:
- the LOC130644964 gene encoding proliferation marker protein Ki-67-like isoform X5 yields MEGVFGKIVVIRRNGTDGPVFPISSNKEKIVFGRDESTDIRVQLPRVAQQHCQLLVSDRKVTLENFSEVLPTQCNKKTFGKSIEMKHQDVFSISDRFFRIEFNEMFQQRNTPKRKSLTKTPLGNSPRTPNQNTPLKDSIKRLRRDSDKVEEGTEPALTMSPSTIMLPLKSPRRSPRIIDKENNSPNLNTVVKTPSLLKEAINNNRKRVSFGANLSPEYFDKRLPPSTPVRRGESPTRSPFRRKSDPFYRKTPATNKRRCSVATGLSTIPIAEGEEENENVIPLLLQFDSSGTVDSVVDIFANSPSMRQDLPPPLKAEVVTRENISSSEETELQEVQEKKKKKLATPLRAEIKKGISLKSKKKLATPLRKDIVKGRVLRATKPRLLTPLRSSIKAGVTLKKTKPKTPVKPIEQKKLPTPVRDEIHTAPKLRSVKHKLPAALREDILSSRKLKSTKKKVLKTPLKRAIEKKPSLRQTLKKGLKTPVRKQIKEGLKLKQRFRKMPTQLQEEILNGVQLKVNMTKMKTPLKKDIAKGVILRETKKKMKTSLRDEIQSDVSLCETKKKLQTPLRKEIQSGYSLRETKRKLQTPLKKEIQSGLSLLETKKKLQTPLRKEIQSGVSLCETKKKLQTPLRKEIQSGLSLRETKRRMKTPLRDEIQSGVKLRETKKKALTPVKQQDNPEDNEESKVFITSKERHILKAKRRLPRVVLPEISGNLVTFTGFAVKEKVGFPAKKRQRRGSTPYKKALPASEVKKFDQSMITDTQLNERTVEMEQTQSKTPLTEKTANRKSTAKTPVANETSSLTEAEDDESMQTLFKTPATEKEVNRKSTAKTPVFETIANETSSPTEAEGDDESMQTLVKTPATEREVNRKSTAKTPVANETSSLTEAEDDESMQTLFKTPATEKEVNKKSTAKTPVFETIANETSSPTEAGGDDESMQTFFKTPVTQKKVNRKLTAKTPVANETSSLTEAEDDESMQTLFKTPATEKEVNRKSTAKTPVVETIANETSSLTEAEDDESMQTLFKTPVTQKKFNRKSTPKTPVANETSSLTEAEDDESIQTLFKTPVTQKKVNRKSTAKTPVVEIIANETSSLTEAEDDESMQTLFKTPATEKEVNRKSTAKTPVANETSSLTEAEDDKSLQTLFKTSVTQKKVHRKSTAKTPVVETIANETSSLTEAEDDESIQTLFKTPVTQKKVNRKSTAKTPVANETSSLTEAEDDESLQTLFKTPVTQKKVNRKSTAKTPVVETIGNETSSLTEAEDDESMHSLFKTPVTQKKVNRKSTAKTPVANETSSLTEAEDDESMQTLFKTPATEKEVNRKSTAKTPVANETSSLTEAEDDESLQTLFKTPVTQKKVNRKSTAKTPVVETIGNETSSLTEAEDDESMHSLFKTPVTQMKVNRKSTAKTPVANETSSLTEAEDDESMQTLFKTPATEKEVNRKSTAKTPVFETIANETSSQTEADGDDESMQTLVKTPASQKKGNRKSTAKTLVVETIANEISCPTEAQDDNESMQTLFKTPTTEKEVNRKSTAKTPVAEYGAEIPVVENMRSEISLEIEEIEEKIATVLKSSASHGKTGIVVDNSTLLKRGSSLPKHVFGDITTVVISPLNAKQRGGKIYTNDDLSVAVKANESHEYREETHSQDAIAESCVRSTRSRRVRTIKDVDTVVTKSLRSRSRNLVEDVTEDFTVLSNVNESFLALAKTRHCQKSLPVKKSTQKQKPKADTNVISVEEKTSPKTLLTVIVEIPEEQETKSRTASDSNGDVSTTRATRSRRGVLNRNGGKSEAIREPVRKIRGTHRRVPVPVEDKLAACEYLVEDPPSKVKNGRKKASDEECAVASNLDDEASVSRTRGTRKGAKKNSNSVDNSEKNKNSSATEDDNLSIEMRSTRERKIAESSETDDKKASVPRTVRERNDQTENSDIKAASENSLPEEVKITRSSRRIGPTRATKGRNNNAKDFDQVNTEEVKNTRSSRRKEPTRATKGRSDKAKDNDQVSTEEVKITRSSRRKGPTRARTGRTDDAEDNDGVSIEGNLCEEVKITRSSRRKIVDGTSQSEPVRKSRRRNVDSAEKSAEPTQEKGGAKSEKVDDTVKKTKKPSGEKRKLKEIKANINEPVKRPRPRRGKTRDTEEEVVPPVTRRVTRSRK; encoded by the exons ACACCACTTGGAAATAGTCCTCGTACTCCTAATCAAAATACACCTTTAAAGGATAGCATCAAGCGTTTAAGACGCGATTCAGATAAAGTTGAGGAAGGCACAGAACCTGCTTTAACAATGTCACCAAGCACTATTATGTTGCCATTAAAATCACCAAGGAGATCACCTAGGATAatagacaaagaaaataactctccaaatttaaatactgttgtgAAAACACCTAGTCTATTAAAAGAAGCCATAAATAATAATAGGAAGCGTGTTTCGTTTGGAGCCAATCTAAGTCCTGAATATTTTGATAAAAGACTTCCTCCTAGTACTCCTGTTCGTCGGGGTGAAAGTCCAACAAGATCTCCATTTAGAAGAAAGTCAGATCCATTTTATCGAAAAACACCAGCCACTAACAAACGCAGATGCTCTGTTGCGACAGGTTTATCAACTATCCCTATTGCAGAGGGAGAGGAAGAGAATGAAAATGTCATTCCTCTGCTTTTGCAATTTGATTCTTCCGGCACTGTTGATTCAGTTGTTGATATTTTTGCCAATTCACCTTCAATGAGACAAGACCTTCCACCTCCTTTAAAGGCAGAAGTTGTAACTCGGGAGAATATCAGTAGTTCTGAAGAAACAGAATTACAAGAAGtgcaagaaaaaaagaagaaaaaactagCTACACCATTACGTGCTGAGATCAAAAAAGGTAtttctttaaaatcaaaaaagaaactAGCAACACCACTTCGAAAGGATATTGTAAAAGGTAGAGTCCTGAGGGCAACTAAACCAAGGTTATTGACACCATTGCGTTCATCTATAAAAGCAGGTGTTacacttaaaaaaacaaagccAAAAACTCCAGTCAAGCCTATTGAACAGAAAAAACTACCAACACCTGTTAGAGACGAGATACACACTGCACCAAAACTTAGATCTGTGAAACATAAACTACCAGCTGCATTAAGAGAAGATATTTTAAGTagtagaaaattaaaaagtacaaagaaaaaagtattgaaGACACCATTGAAAAGAGCCATTGAAAAAAAACCTTCATTGCGGCAGACATTGAAAAAAGGATTGAAAACACCTGtcagaaaacaaataaaagaag GATTAAAACTGAAGCAAAGATTTAGAAAGATGCCAACACAATTACAAGAGGAAATATTGAACGGTGTACAACTTAAGGTTAAcatgacaaaaatgaaaacaccattaaaaaaagatattgcAAAGGGGGTTATTCTCCGTGAAACCAAGAAGAAGATGAAAACATCTCTGCGTGATGAAATTCAATCTGATGTTTCTCTATGTGAAACCAAAAAGAAATTGCAAACTCCTTTGAGAAAAGAAATCCAATCTGGCTATTCTTTACGAGAAACCAAAAGGAAATTGCAGACTCCCTTGAAGAAAGAAATTCAATCTGGCCTATCTTTGCTGGAAACCAAAAAGAAATTGCAGACTCCCTTGAGGAAAGAAATCCAATCTGGCGTATCATTGTGTGAAACCAAAAAGAAATTGCAGACTCCCTTGAGGAAAGAAATCCAATCTGGTCTGTCTTTACGTGAAACTAAAAGGAGGATGAAAACTCCTCTTCGTGATGAAATTCAATCTGGTGTAAAGTTACGAGAAACCAAAAAAAAGGCACTAACTCCTGTTAAGCAGCAAGATAATCCAGAAGATAATGAAGAATCTAAAGTTTTTATTACAAGTAAAGAAAGACATATTTTAAAAGCTAAAAGAAGACTTCCTCGTGTCGTATTGCCTGAAATATCTGGCAATCTAGTCACTTTCACCGGATTTGCTGTGAAG GAAAAAGTGGGTTTCCCTGCCAAAAAGAGGCAAAGAAGGGGAAGTACACCATACAAGAAGGCTTTGCCTGCTTCAG AAGTGAAAAAATTTGATCAAAGCATGATCACGGATACCCAATTAAATGAAAGAACTGTAGAAATGGAGCAAACTCAGTCCAAGACTCCTTTAACAGAAAAGACAGCTAACAGAAAATCGACAGCAAAAACACCTGTTGCAAATGAAACTAGTTCTCTAACAGAGGCAGAGGATGATGAAAGCATGCAGACCTTGTTCAAGACTCCAGCAACTGAAAAGGAAGTTAACAGAAAATCGACAGCAAAAACAcctgtttttgaaactattgcaaaTGAAACTAGTTCTCCAACAGAGGCAGAAGGTGATGATGAAAGCATGCAGACCTTGGTCAAGACTCCAGCAACTGAAAGGGAAGTTAACAGAAAATCGACAGCAAAAACACCTGTTGCAAATGAAACTAGTTCTCTAACAGAGGCAGAGGATGATGAAAGCATGCAGACCTTGTTCAAGACTCCAGCAACTGAAAAGGAAGTTAACAAAAAATCGACAGCAAAAACAcctgtttttgaaactattgcaaaTGAAACTAGTTCTCCAACAGAGGCAGGTGGTGATGATGAAAGCATGCAGACCTTTTTCAAGACTCCAGTAACACAAAAGAAAGTTAACAGAAAATTGACAGCAAAAACACCTGTTGCAAATGAAACTAGTTCTCTAACAGAGGCAGAGGATGATGAAAGCATGCAGACCTTGTTCAAGACTCCAGCAACTGAAAAGGAAGTTAACAGAAAATCGACAGCAAAAACACCTGTTGTTGAAACTATTGCAAATGAAACTAGTTCTCTAACAGAGGCAGAAGATGATGAAAGCATGCAGACCTTGTTCAAGACTCCAGtaacacaaaagaaatttaacAGAAAATCGACACCAAAAACACCTGTTGCAAATGAAACTAGTTCTCTAACAGAGGCAGAAGATGATGAAAGCATACAGACCTTGTTCAAGACTCCAGTAACACAAAAGAAAGTTAACAGAAAATCGACAGCAAAAACACCTGTTGTTGAAATTATTGCAAATGAAACTAGTTCTCTAACAGAGGCAGAAGATGATGAAAGCATGCAGACCTTGTTCAAGACTCCAGCAACTGAAAAGGAAGTTAACAGAAAATCGACAGCAAAAACACCTGTTGCAAATGAAACTAGTTCTCTAACAGAGGCAGAGGATGATAAAAGCTTGCAGACCTTGTTCAAGACTTCAGTAACACAAAAGAAAGTTCACAGAAAATCGACAGCAAAAACACCTGTTGTTGAAACTATTGCAAATGAAACTAGTTCTCTAACAGAGGCAGAAGATGATGAAAGCATACAGACCTTGTTCAAGACTCCAGTAACACAAAAGAAAGTTAACAGAAAATCGACAGCAAAAACACCTGTTGCAAATGAAACTAGTTCTCTAACAGAGGCAGAGGATGATGAAAGCTTGCAGACCTTGTTCAAGACTCCAGTAACACAAAAGAAAGTTAACAGAAAATCGACAGCAAAAACACCTGTTGTTGAAACTATTGGAAATGAAACTAGTTCTCTAACAGAGGCAGAAGATGATGAAAGCATGCATTCCTTGTTCAAGACTCCAGTAACACAAAAGAAAGTTAACAGAAAATCGACAGCAAAAACACCTGTTGCAAATGAAACTAGTTCTCTAACAGAGGCAGAGGATGATGAAAGCATGCAGACCTTGTTCAAGACTCCAGCAACTGAAAAGGAAGTTAACAGAAAATCGACAGCAAAAACAC CTGTTGCAAATGAAACTAGTTCTCTAACAGAGGCAGAGGATGATGAAAGCTTGCAGACCTTGTTCAAGACTCCAGTAACACAAAAGAAAGTTAACAGAAAATCGACAGCAAAAACACCTGTTGTTGAAACTATTGGAAATGAAACTAGTTCTCTAACAGAGGCAGAAGATGATGAAAGCATGCATTCCTTGTTCAAGACTCCAGTAACACAAATGAAAGTTAACAGAAAATCGACAGCAAAAACACCTGTTGCAAATGAAACTAGTTCTCTAACAGAGGCAGAGGATGATGAAAGCATGCAGACCTTGTTCAAGACTCCAGCAACTGAAAAGGAAGTTAACAGAAAATCGACAGCAAAAACAcctgtttttgaaactattgcaaaTGAAACTAGTTCTCAAACAGAGGCAGACGGTGATGATGAAAGCATGCAGACCTTGGTCAAGACTCCAGCATCACAAAAAAAAGGTAACAGAAAATCGACAGCAAAAACACTTGTTGTTGAAACAATTGCAAATGAAATTAGTTGTCCAACAGAGGCACAGGATGATAATGAAA GCATGCAGACCTTGTTCAAGACTCCAACAACTGAAAAGGAAGTTAACAGAAAATCGACAGCAAAAACACCTGTTGCTGAATATGGTGCAGAGATACCTGTTGTTGAAAATATGAGAAGTGAAATTAGTTTAGAAATAGAGGAGATTGAGGAAAAGATAGCGACTGTCCTGAAGAGTTCAGCATCGCATGGAAAAACTGGCATTGTTGTAGACAATAGTACGTTGCTTAAGAGAGGATCAAGTTTGCCCAAGCATGTCTTTGGTGATATAACTACTGTTGTTATTAGCCCACTGAATGCCAAACAGAGGGGCGGTAAGATATATACCAATGATGATTTAAGTGTTGCGGTTAAGGCAAATGAAAGTCACGAATACAGAGAAGAGACGCATTCACAGGATGCAATAGCTGAAAGCTGTGTGCGAAGTACCCGTAGCAGAAGGGTTAGGACTATCAAAGATGTAGACACAGTGGTAACGAAGTCTTTGCGATCTAGAAGCAGAAATTTGGTAGAAGATGTAACTGAGGATTTTACTGTGTTGTCCAATGTTAATGAATCTTTTTTAGCTTTAGCTAAGACAAGACACTGCCAAAAATCATTACCAGTTAAGAAGTCCACTCAGAAACAAAAACCAAAGGCAGACACAAATGTTATTTCTGTAGAAGAGAAGACATCACCAAAAACATTGTTGACGGTAATTGTGGAGATTCCTGAAGAACAG GAAACTAAATCGCGAACTGCAAGCGATTCTAATGGAGATGTTTCTACTACACGTGCTACGCGTTCTCGTCGTGGTGTTTTAAATAGAAACGGAGGAAAGAGCGAAGCAATAAGAGAACCTGTACGAAAAATAAGGGGAACACACCGTCGAGTTCCAGTGCCAGTGGAAGATAAATTAGCCGCATGTGAATATCTTGTTGAGGATCCACCCAGCAAAGTGAAGAATGGTCGTAAGAAAGCTTCGGATGAGGAATGCGCTGTTGCCAGTAACTTAGATGACGAAGCTTCTGTTTCACGGACCCGAGGTACTCGAAAAGGTGCGAAAAAGAATAGTAATAGTGTTGATAACtccgaaaaaaacaaaaattcaagTGCAACAGAGGATGATAACCTGTCGATAGAAATGCGATCTACCCGTGAGAGGAAAATAGCCGAATCGTCTGAAACCGATGATAAAAAAGCTTCTGTACCCCGTACAGTGAGAGAACGCAATGATCAAACTGAAAACAGCGATATCAAAGCGGCTAGCGAAAACAGCCTTCCCGAAGAAGTGAAAATAACGCGTTCGTCGAGGAGAATAGGACCTACTCGTGCAACAAAAGGACGCAATAATAATGCTAAAGATTTCGACCAAGTCAACACTGAGGAAGTAAAAAATACGCGTTCTTCGAGAAGAAAGGAGCCTACTCGTGCGACAAAAGGACGCAGTGATAAGGCTAAAGATAACGACCAAGTGTCCACTGAGGAAGTAAAAATTACGCGTTCTTCGAGAAGAAAGGGGCCTACTCGTGCAAGAACAGGGCGCACTGACGATGCTGAAGATAACGACGGAGTTTCCATCGAAGGCAACTTGTGTGAGGAAGTAAAAATAACGCGGTCGTCGAGGAGAAAAATCGTTGATGGTACTTCGCAGTCTGAACCTGTGAGAAAATCACGCCGTCGAAATGTAGATTCGGCAGAAAAATCGGCGGAACCAACACAGGAGAAGGGTGGCGCTAAGTCGGAAAAAGTTGACGATACAGTGAAAAAGACCAAGAAACCTTCAGGAGAAAAGCGAAAGCTAAAAGAAATTAAAGCAAACATCAATGAGCCAGTTAAAAGGCCCCGCCCAAGAAGAGGGAAGACTCGAGACACAGAAGAGGAGGTTGTTCCGCCAGTGACTAGGCGAGTAACACGAAGCAGGAAATGA